In the Candidatus Paceibacterota bacterium genome, one interval contains:
- a CDS encoding glycosyltransferase family 10: MNERIKVKISSNSHGWSFLRQTPESKGIWGNYQFYTDDNTEEFDWWVIIDGIPREQTIKCYPENTILITGEPPSIKKYNKDFTKQFNTIITTQEGLDNKNIFKFQLLPWYIGAHFDLKNNKLGPFTKSYDELKRLTDISKTKLISVISSSKTTTRGHRKRLKFIKILKDHFKEKLDVLGSGINMISDKWDGIAPYRYHVVIENNVYKNYWTEKLADSLLAESYPFYFGCPNIDDYFSPNTIVKIDINKPFEAILAIENAIQNDYYRKFHKEISEAKKQILDRYQIFPRLCEVMNTLNRDNAHSSKVRVTIKPEITRGASIISRISSKLFKKRYSKLASTVKVDAGR; this comes from the coding sequence ATGAACGAAAGAATCAAAGTCAAAATATCATCAAACTCTCATGGTTGGTCATTCTTGAGACAGACTCCAGAATCAAAGGGGATTTGGGGAAATTACCAATTTTATACAGACGACAATACAGAAGAATTTGACTGGTGGGTAATCATTGATGGAATACCAAGAGAACAAACAATAAAGTGCTATCCGGAAAATACAATACTTATTACAGGTGAACCTCCAAGTATAAAAAAATACAACAAAGACTTCACCAAGCAGTTTAATACCATCATCACTACTCAAGAAGGATTAGATAATAAAAATATTTTTAAATTCCAGCTCTTACCGTGGTATATTGGTGCTCATTTTGATTTAAAAAACAATAAACTTGGTCCTTTCACAAAGAGTTACGATGAATTGAAACGGCTTACCGATATATCCAAGACAAAATTAATATCAGTGATATCATCGAGTAAAACTACGACCCGAGGACACCGAAAAAGATTAAAATTCATAAAAATTTTAAAAGATCATTTCAAAGAAAAACTCGATGTGTTAGGTTCCGGTATCAACATGATATCAGACAAATGGGACGGAATCGCTCCTTACAGATATCACGTAGTTATTGAAAATAACGTATATAAAAATTATTGGACTGAAAAACTCGCGGACTCATTATTAGCTGAATCTTATCCATTCTATTTTGGCTGCCCAAATATCGATGATTATTTTTCTCCAAATACAATAGTAAAGATAGATATAAATAAACCTTTTGAAGCAATATTGGCTATTGAAAATGCTATTCAAAATGATTATTACAGAAAATTCCATAAAGAAATATCTGAAGCAAAAAAACAGATATTAGATAGATATCAGATTTTTCCTAGATTATGTGAGGTGATGAATACATTAAATAGAGACAACGCTCATTCTAGTAAAGTTAGGGTAACAATAAAACCGGAAATCACAAGGGGTGCAAGTATAATTTCTAGAATATCTTCAAAATTATTCAAAAAAAGATATAGCAAGCTAGCTTCAACTGTAAAAGTTGACGCCGGACGTTAG
- a CDS encoding alpha-1,2-fucosyltransferase: protein MIIVKLQGGLGNQMFQYAMGRSLSIKNNTKLLLDTREYDRKNFRTYELGNFSINAKVANLIDRLNPFNTHVIGYFQSEQYFKSIEKIIRKEFQLKNINEEKLNPYLSEIKNTESVSLHIRRTDYLATKNQKVYLQIPLEYYSKAIEKIRTTLGITNDVSSNKLKVFVFSDDIDWVRNNLKIPFDIPIKFVSGNGFSNSEELYLMTQCKHNITANSTFSWWSAWLNTNPQKIVTTPQKWFVEKNKEETGLIPSSWIKL, encoded by the coding sequence ATGATCATCGTTAAACTACAAGGAGGTCTCGGTAATCAAATGTTCCAATATGCAATGGGACGTTCTTTGAGTATAAAAAATAATACGAAACTATTATTAGATACGAGAGAATACGACCGAAAGAATTTTCGGACTTACGAATTAGGAAATTTCTCAATCAACGCGAAAGTGGCAAATCTTATTGATAGATTAAATCCTTTCAATACACATGTTATAGGCTATTTCCAAAGTGAACAGTATTTTAAATCTATAGAAAAAATAATACGAAAAGAATTCCAACTAAAAAATATTAACGAAGAAAAGCTAAACCCCTATCTTTCAGAAATTAAAAATACTGAATCAGTTTCTCTCCACATACGACGAACTGACTACCTGGCAACAAAGAACCAAAAAGTTTACCTTCAAATTCCACTAGAATACTACTCAAAAGCAATAGAAAAAATTCGTACCACACTAGGTATAACAAATGATGTCTCGAGTAATAAATTAAAAGTATTTGTTTTTTCCGATGATATAGATTGGGTAAGAAATAACTTAAAGATACCTTTTGATATTCCAATCAAATTCGTATCTGGAAATGGTTTTTCTAATTCTGAAGAACTCTACCTTATGACTCAATGCAAACATAATATCACAGCAAACAGCACATTTAGTTGGTGGAGTGCTTGGTTAAATACAAACCCACAAAAAATCGTAACAACACCACAAAAATGGTTTGTTGAAAAAAATAAAGAAGAGACAGGTCTTATTCCTTCTAGTTGGATAAAACTATAA
- a CDS encoding class I SAM-dependent methyltransferase, whose protein sequence is MITLNTMTPKSPITGSNNVILEKEIPISLIIDEYKNGLNIDVKSFFKSIENISIFKCIDTGYRFYSPFNTAGDDKFYQEIEKFPWYYMNNKWEHIIASNYVNKGNKVLEIGCARGSFLQTLKDKGAIVEGLEMNSDAARTCTNSGISVKTDSIEKFSLNNPNKYDMVCSFQVLEHVPEVKNFIQSSLSVLKPGGLMIISVPNNDSIIFQSNKISLNMPPHHMGLWDINSLIKLQKYFDMYVESVHLEPLQEYHSGYAMKLAYKNIETKLRKRIGFITKFIMPISRRIACTGVSAVTKFIIGHSVLIVFRKNE, encoded by the coding sequence ATGATAACATTAAATACCATGACACCAAAAAGCCCAATAACAGGTTCAAATAACGTTATTCTAGAAAAAGAAATCCCAATCTCTCTAATAATCGATGAATATAAGAACGGTTTAAACATAGACGTCAAGAGCTTTTTTAAATCAATTGAAAATATCTCTATCTTCAAGTGTATCGATACCGGGTACCGTTTCTATTCCCCATTCAATACAGCCGGTGATGATAAATTCTATCAAGAAATTGAAAAATTCCCATGGTACTACATGAATAATAAGTGGGAACATATAATTGCATCAAACTATGTCAATAAAGGAAATAAGGTACTTGAGATCGGATGTGCCCGAGGAAGTTTTCTTCAGACCTTAAAAGATAAAGGTGCTATTGTTGAAGGCTTAGAAATGAATTCTGATGCAGCAAGAACATGTACAAACTCTGGTATCTCAGTAAAAACCGACTCCATCGAAAAATTCTCTCTAAATAATCCAAATAAATACGATATGGTATGTTCTTTCCAAGTTCTAGAACATGTACCTGAGGTCAAAAATTTTATTCAATCTTCCCTGTCAGTCTTGAAACCTGGAGGACTAATGATAATAAGCGTCCCCAACAACGATAGTATTATTTTCCAATCTAATAAAATAAGTCTGAATATGCCACCTCACCATATGGGCCTATGGGATATAAATTCTCTAATAAAATTACAAAAATATTTTGATATGTACGTAGAATCTGTTCACCTAGAGCCCCTACAAGAATACCACTCCGGATATGCAATGAAACTTGCATATAAAAATATTGAAACCAAACTAAGGAAGAGGATTGGTTTTATAACCAAATTTATAATGCCAATTTCAAGACGCATAGCTTGTACAGGGGTGTCAGCTGTCACCAAATTTATTATCGGACACTCGGTTCTAATAGTTTTCAGAAAAAATGAATAA
- a CDS encoding nucleotide-diphospho-sugar transferase, which translates to MDKQTIKKSLDIPVLFIIFNRPQTTAKVFESIRKVKPERLFIAGDGPRNNKSEDKQLCSDARNITKQIDWPCKVKTLFQEKNLGCGHGVSTAINWFFDNVEYGIILEDDCLPNESFYYYCQELLEYYKNNNKIMHISGNNFQYGKKRGNSSYYFSEYTHIWGWATWKRAWNYYDFNCISPEKRYSSWDKQWLISVNKNNGLSILPNVNLVSNIGFGNEATHTPTITEYSNLPTYPIIFPLIHPKVIRINLSADLMTHRKMFNGNNIGFLIQKLLRVIPEPIKKTTKYIMNKI; encoded by the coding sequence ATGGACAAACAAACTATAAAAAAATCACTGGATATACCTGTCCTATTTATTATCTTTAATAGACCACAAACGACAGCAAAGGTCTTCGAATCGATCCGCAAAGTTAAACCAGAAAGATTATTTATTGCTGGAGATGGTCCAAGAAATAATAAATCTGAAGACAAACAACTATGTTCTGATGCTCGTAATATAACCAAGCAAATAGACTGGCCATGTAAAGTAAAAACATTATTCCAAGAAAAAAATCTCGGTTGTGGTCATGGGGTATCAACAGCCATTAATTGGTTTTTTGACAATGTTGAATATGGAATAATCTTGGAAGATGATTGTCTCCCCAATGAATCATTTTATTATTATTGTCAGGAATTATTAGAATACTACAAAAATAACAATAAAATTATGCACATAAGTGGTAATAATTTTCAATATGGTAAAAAACGTGGAAATTCATCATATTATTTCTCCGAATATACTCATATCTGGGGATGGGCGACTTGGAAGCGTGCATGGAATTATTATGATTTCAATTGCATCTCACCAGAAAAACGTTACTCTAGTTGGGATAAACAATGGTTAATATCCGTAAACAAAAATAATGGTTTATCAATACTTCCTAATGTTAATCTTGTTTCTAATATTGGATTTGGTAATGAAGCAACACACACACCAACAATAACAGAATATTCAAATCTACCCACTTACCCTATTATATTTCCTCTGATTCATCCAAAAGTAATTAGAATTAATTTGTCTGCCGATCTCATGACACATCGTAAGATGTTTAACGGTAATAATATCGGATTTCTAATACAAAAATTATTAAGAGTAATTCCAGAGCCAATAAAGAAGACTACGAAATATATTATGAATAAAATATGA
- a CDS encoding GHMP kinase, protein MIISRTPLRISFAGGGSDMPDFYEKQEGAVISTAIDKYIHIFLHPNFYTDRLLVKYSQTEEVTDARDLKNDIFRTILTDTKITGLEIASSGDVPTKTGLGSSSAFAVGLYNALSAYKHKKLTPEELASYACDIEINKLRHPIGKQDQYASAYGGFNFYRFLPNNKVIVEPVNISPKKKKELNENLVLFYTGITRSADDILGEQKNNIKKSGETVSTLRKMTELAHEMRNALEDDSIDKFGELLHKGWLLKKTVASTISNSIIDKYYEIGLKNGALGGKLLGAGGGGCLLFYCEKKNQEKLKDALKDLRHIPFSFTNKKSEIIFKNE, encoded by the coding sequence ATGATAATCAGTAGAACCCCACTTCGTATAAGTTTCGCAGGAGGTGGATCTGATATGCCAGATTTTTATGAAAAACAGGAAGGTGCTGTTATCAGCACAGCAATCGATAAATACATCCATATTTTTTTACATCCAAACTTTTACACTGATAGATTATTAGTAAAATATTCCCAAACTGAAGAAGTTACTGACGCAAGAGATTTAAAAAACGATATATTCAGGACCATCCTCACTGATACAAAAATCACAGGGCTTGAAATTGCTAGTTCTGGAGATGTGCCAACAAAGACTGGACTGGGCTCATCAAGCGCTTTTGCGGTTGGTTTATACAACGCACTAAGTGCATATAAACACAAAAAGCTAACTCCCGAAGAACTTGCTTCTTATGCTTGTGATATAGAGATAAACAAACTCAGACATCCAATTGGAAAACAGGATCAGTATGCCTCAGCATATGGAGGTTTTAATTTTTATAGATTTCTTCCAAATAACAAGGTCATAGTGGAGCCCGTAAATATTTCTCCTAAGAAAAAGAAGGAACTAAATGAAAATCTTGTACTTTTTTACACCGGGATTACTCGTTCAGCCGATGATATCCTAGGCGAACAAAAGAATAATATAAAAAAATCCGGAGAAACTGTATCAACCCTACGAAAGATGACAGAACTTGCCCATGAAATGAGAAATGCCCTTGAAGACGATAGTATAGATAAATTCGGAGAATTACTACACAAAGGTTGGCTTCTAAAAAAGACAGTGGCTTCAACAATATCAAATAGTATTATTGATAAATACTATGAGATTGGACTTAAAAATGGTGCTTTGGGCGGCAAACTTCTAGGGGCTGGAGGTGGTGGTTGTCTCCTATTCTATTGTGAAAAGAAGAATCAAGAAAAACTAAAAGATGCTTTGAAAGATTTGCGTCATATTCCATTCTCTTTTACCAATAAAAAATCTGAGATCATTTTTAAGAATGAATAA
- a CDS encoding glycosyltransferase, which produces MNKKQPQLISVILPVHNGEQYVGQAIQSILDQTYKNFELLILISATTNKESLDVINSFNDNRIRLIFRTADDNLPKALNLGIKEAKGEYIARMDADDISLPKRLEKQVEFMNSHPEVGLCGSWCKSFGYGKSTVNKVYTNPEDIRASLLFNTSLIHPSVMIKKSLFDKFCLSYNENLNHGEDYDLWSRCTNFFHVANIDKVLLKYRIHDKSTSQIFKKETSDVATNIRLRLLNKIDLKPSEEEIRLHNSILPKEYQTIKSFIEKEDIWLSKIISQNIKSNIYNSDSLNKIVYKRWRTICGFNTTQGLKTWKAFKTSPLYKLVTNKKSIDNIKILIKSILKM; this is translated from the coding sequence ATGAATAAAAAACAACCACAGTTGATAAGTGTTATTTTACCTGTTCATAACGGTGAACAATACGTCGGACAGGCTATACAAAGTATTTTAGATCAAACATACAAAAACTTTGAACTACTAATTTTAATCTCTGCAACTACAAACAAAGAAAGCCTAGATGTAATAAATTCATTCAATGACAATAGAATACGTCTTATATTTCGTACTGCTGATGATAATCTACCAAAAGCACTCAACTTAGGTATTAAAGAGGCCAAAGGAGAATATATCGCTAGAATGGATGCTGACGACATAAGTTTACCTAAGCGTCTAGAAAAACAGGTAGAATTTATGAATTCTCACCCCGAAGTTGGTCTATGCGGTTCATGGTGTAAATCGTTCGGATACGGTAAATCAACAGTAAATAAAGTTTATACAAATCCTGAAGATATTAGGGCTAGCCTTCTATTTAACACATCACTTATTCATCCTTCAGTAATGATAAAGAAAAGTCTATTCGATAAATTTTGTCTATCCTATAATGAAAACCTAAATCACGGTGAAGATTATGATCTTTGGAGCAGGTGCACTAATTTTTTCCACGTTGCTAATATTGATAAAGTATTATTGAAATACCGTATTCACGACAAAAGTACATCGCAAATTTTCAAAAAAGAAACATCCGATGTGGCCACAAATATTAGACTTCGATTATTAAATAAAATTGACCTAAAACCATCTGAAGAAGAAATTCGTCTCCATAATTCCATACTACCAAAAGAATATCAGACTATTAAATCTTTTATAGAAAAAGAGGATATTTGGTTATCGAAAATAATCTCACAAAATATAAAATCTAATATCTATAATAGTGACTCTCTAAATAAAATCGTCTACAAAAGATGGCGAACAATTTGTGGTTTTAATACCACTCAAGGACTGAAGACGTGGAAAGCGTTTAAAACATCACCACTCTATAAGTTAGTTACGAATAAAAAATCAATTGACAACATTAAGATACTGATAAAAAGTATACTAAAGATGTAG
- a CDS encoding glycosyltransferase has protein sequence MNNNNQKVSFVIPAYNSIDTLAEAVESIYNGNFEDGDEVIIVDNASTDATRDVIRKLKKRFTTIIEIDNPKNVGCPASRNIGVRRSKNPLIFNLDSDNVLIPGSIKRMKNYLLSENADMASFSEYHYFQKHKINKITHKWTYKPGVMNLADFLAGPINPGPGGNFMYTKKSWEKIGGYWEYGEGVQEAWGFTLKQLVNGAKFVVLPNSYYLHRYGINSLFVRKAQDIGKSSIMATKMILPYLHLLNDEDAAYIASEKGGKEWFEYRNYIYRPIRVKSGEVGTTGYKIVLSDSSFLSKIKRFIPSKIYNSIKKIYKYTIYLKEFVKFRQYSTSKKDYRFKISWKNRRPELNDKTADTKFDTHYIYHPAWAARIVKQINPEFHVDISSTLSFSSILSAFIPVKFYDFRPAKITLSDLESRKGDLLSLPLKNNSITSISCMHTVEHIGLGRYGDPIDPTADIKAIDELKRVTAIGGSLLFVIPIGKPKVIFNSHRVYSYKQIVSLFTGFDLKEFTLIPDNASYAGIIKNATEEIANIQNYGCGCFWFIKK, from the coding sequence ATGAATAACAATAATCAAAAAGTAAGCTTCGTCATACCGGCGTACAATAGTATTGACACCTTAGCTGAAGCGGTCGAATCTATTTATAATGGCAACTTTGAAGATGGTGATGAAGTTATAATCGTTGACAATGCATCAACAGATGCGACAAGAGACGTTATTCGGAAGCTCAAAAAAAGGTTTACAACGATAATCGAAATTGATAATCCAAAAAATGTTGGGTGTCCCGCAAGTCGCAATATAGGTGTTAGAAGATCGAAGAATCCCCTTATCTTCAATCTAGATTCAGACAATGTCCTGATTCCAGGAAGTATCAAACGAATGAAAAACTATTTGCTTTCAGAAAACGCTGACATGGCTTCTTTCAGTGAATACCATTATTTTCAAAAACATAAAATAAATAAAATAACACACAAGTGGACATATAAACCAGGCGTTATGAATCTAGCAGATTTCTTAGCTGGACCAATCAATCCCGGACCTGGTGGTAACTTCATGTACACGAAAAAAAGTTGGGAGAAAATCGGTGGTTATTGGGAATATGGAGAAGGGGTTCAGGAAGCATGGGGTTTTACTCTCAAACAACTCGTCAACGGAGCAAAATTTGTTGTGTTACCTAATTCATATTATTTACATCGTTATGGTATTAATTCCTTGTTTGTTCGTAAGGCTCAAGATATTGGTAAAAGTTCAATCATGGCAACCAAAATGATATTGCCATATTTACACTTATTAAATGATGAGGATGCTGCGTACATTGCCAGTGAAAAAGGTGGAAAAGAATGGTTTGAATATAGAAACTACATTTACAGACCTATACGAGTCAAGTCAGGCGAGGTTGGTACAACCGGCTACAAAATAGTTCTATCTGATAGTTCCTTTTTATCAAAAATAAAAAGATTTATTCCTTCAAAAATCTACAATTCAATAAAAAAGATCTATAAATATACAATCTACTTAAAAGAATTCGTAAAATTTCGACAATATTCTACGTCTAAAAAAGACTATAGATTTAAAATCTCATGGAAAAATAGACGACCAGAACTGAATGACAAAACCGCGGACACAAAATTTGATACTCACTATATTTACCATCCTGCTTGGGCGGCTAGGATAGTTAAACAAATTAACCCAGAATTTCACGTAGACATATCATCAACACTTTCTTTTTCATCAATACTATCAGCCTTTATACCCGTAAAATTCTACGACTTTCGTCCAGCAAAGATAACATTGAGTGATTTAGAATCAAGAAAAGGAGATCTTCTTTCATTACCGTTAAAAAACAACAGTATCACTTCTATATCATGCATGCATACAGTAGAACATATAGGACTAGGGAGATATGGTGATCCAATAGATCCCACAGCAGACATCAAAGCTATAGATGAGCTAAAGAGGGTTACAGCAATAGGAGGAAGCTTGCTCTTTGTTATACCTATTGGGAAACCAAAGGTTATATTCAATTCCCATCGTGTTTACTCCTATAAACAGATTGTTTCATTATTTACAGGATTCGATCTGAAAGAATTCACCCTGATTCCTGATAATGCAAGCTATGCTGGAATTATAAAGAATGCTACAGAAGAAATCGCAAATATTCAAAATTACGGCTGTGGTTGTTTTTGGTTTATTAAAAAATAA
- a CDS encoding NAD-dependent epimerase/dehydratase family protein: MLKNKTILVTGGAGFIGSNTVELLCDQGYSVRVIDDLSFGFKKFLDPRAKFYEASIADEKVLEEALLGVDAVFHFAASSIIKFSIDDPASYFENNIINGVKLLDSMRKIGVKKIIFSSSASVYGEPEQVPVKEDQMKKPLQPYGASKLAFEAVLSAYYHSFGIESTSLRYFNAYGPRDEQIPATRAVPMWIKEILANEPIKVYWKGCQLRDYVFVKDIAQAHIDVLDLGGCNVFNVGSGTGVVMTDLLEEIFEIIVKRNEVIDLGERVGDPMKLVADTSAIYKAVGWRPKYSLHDGLVEAINFYKNQ, translated from the coding sequence ATGTTAAAAAATAAGACTATTTTGGTAACCGGTGGTGCTGGATTTATAGGATCCAATACCGTAGAACTTCTTTGTGATCAGGGGTATTCGGTTCGAGTAATTGATGATTTGTCTTTCGGGTTTAAGAAATTTTTGGACCCTAGAGCGAAATTTTATGAAGCTTCAATAGCAGATGAGAAGGTACTAGAAGAAGCTTTATTGGGAGTTGATGCGGTATTTCACTTTGCAGCATCGAGTATTATCAAATTTTCTATTGATGACCCAGCATCTTATTTTGAAAATAATATAATCAATGGCGTTAAGTTGCTCGATTCTATGCGTAAAATTGGAGTAAAGAAAATTATCTTTTCTTCCTCAGCTTCTGTATATGGTGAGCCTGAACAAGTCCCAGTAAAAGAAGATCAGATGAAAAAGCCACTTCAACCTTATGGGGCTAGTAAGTTAGCCTTTGAAGCTGTGTTATCAGCTTATTACCATAGTTTTGGTATAGAGAGTACCTCATTGCGATATTTCAATGCTTATGGCCCAAGAGATGAGCAAATACCTGCTACGAGGGCGGTACCGATGTGGATAAAGGAAATATTGGCGAATGAGCCCATTAAAGTATATTGGAAAGGTTGTCAACTTAGAGATTACGTCTTTGTAAAAGATATTGCTCAAGCACATATAGATGTTCTTGATCTTGGTGGTTGTAACGTCTTCAATGTTGGTTCTGGTACAGGGGTAGTTATGACAGATCTATTGGAAGAAATATTCGAGATTATTGTCAAACGAAATGAGGTTATTGATTTGGGTGAACGTGTAGGCGATCCGATGAAACTTGTTGCGGATACGAGTGCAATATACAAAGCTGTTGGATGGAGACCAAAATATTCTTTACATGATGGGCTTGTAGAAGCAATAAACTTTTATAAGAATCAATGA
- a CDS encoding HAD-IIIA family hydrolase produces the protein MKAVILCAGLGTRLRPITNTIPKVMIPIGGKPLLQHHIEWLVGNGIRDIGINLFYLPEVVVDYFGDGSKFGARIHYSHQKTLSETASGFKNFKDFVGNESCLIVYGDNMFDLSVSDFSDYHKKKGGLATIALKEWENPGSKGIVGLDKEEKILWFREKPQPHEITTNVGNAGIYIVEPEIFSFIPSDRDYDFGKDIFPALLNEGKFIYGYHLQGYHIDIGSPEALVKAREDYKILFPNKAIFIDRDGVLNRKPREHDYVKNFSEFFWNDGAQDLIKEFKTRGFLVIVISNQQGIAKGKVSEKFIEDLHKKMNEDLKTIGTNIDGFYYCPHLESEGCVCRKPSPGLLFKAEYDYKIDMSRSFMIGDSKSDIEVGDRAGCFTIQIETDLIGGRSVLDKIMQRDK, from the coding sequence ATGAAAGCTGTAATTTTATGTGCAGGACTTGGTACTAGACTCCGTCCTATAACAAATACGATCCCTAAAGTGATGATTCCTATAGGGGGAAAGCCATTACTTCAACATCATATAGAATGGCTGGTCGGAAATGGAATAAGAGATATAGGGATAAATTTATTTTATTTACCTGAAGTTGTGGTGGATTATTTCGGTGATGGATCAAAATTTGGTGCACGTATACATTATTCGCATCAGAAAACTTTATCTGAAACTGCGAGCGGTTTCAAAAATTTTAAAGATTTTGTTGGCAATGAAAGTTGTTTGATTGTTTATGGAGATAACATGTTTGATTTGAGTGTTTCAGATTTTTCCGATTATCATAAGAAGAAAGGAGGCCTTGCAACTATTGCACTCAAAGAATGGGAAAATCCAGGATCAAAAGGTATAGTTGGCTTGGATAAAGAAGAAAAGATCTTGTGGTTCAGAGAAAAGCCACAGCCTCATGAAATAACAACAAATGTTGGCAATGCGGGAATATACATAGTAGAACCAGAGATTTTTTCTTTCATACCTAGTGATAGAGATTATGATTTTGGTAAGGATATTTTTCCAGCACTTTTGAATGAAGGCAAATTTATTTATGGATACCATTTACAGGGGTATCATATTGATATTGGCTCCCCAGAAGCTTTAGTGAAAGCTCGGGAAGATTACAAAATATTGTTTCCCAATAAGGCAATATTTATTGATCGTGATGGCGTCTTGAATAGAAAACCTAGAGAACATGACTATGTAAAGAATTTCAGCGAATTTTTTTGGAATGATGGGGCTCAAGATCTGATTAAAGAATTTAAAACTCGGGGATTTTTGGTTATTGTTATCAGTAATCAACAGGGAATTGCTAAGGGTAAGGTTTCAGAAAAGTTCATTGAGGATTTGCATAAAAAGATGAACGAAGATCTCAAAACTATCGGAACGAATATCGACGGTTTCTATTATTGCCCGCATCTTGAATCTGAAGGTTGCGTGTGCCGGAAACCTAGCCCAGGACTTTTATTTAAGGCTGAATATGATTATAAGATTGATATGTCTAGAAGTTTTATGATTGGTGATTCCAAAAGCGATATTGAGGTGGGGGACAGGGCTGGATGTTTTACAATTCAAATTGAGACAGATCTAATTGGTGGACGTTCTGTTCTAGATAAGATAATGCAGAGAGATAAATAG
- a CDS encoding methyltransferase domain-containing protein, with translation MTINIIKKLFADGSIGTNNKTVRETWLKSTLEKIPKGLSILDAGAGELQYKKFCQHLKYTSQDFAKYDGRGNESALQPGSWDNSKLDIVSDIGSIPRPDKSFDTVMCVEVLEHIPYPNEAFKEFSRLLKSGGKLIITAPFCSLSHFTPYHFATGFNKYFYETVLKANGFKVLEIIPNGNYYEYIAQEIRRVPNIVSKYSNTKVSIFEKLSIKLMLRLLNKYNKKDIGSKELLCFGYHVLAQKI, from the coding sequence ATGACGATCAATATTATAAAAAAACTATTCGCCGATGGTAGCATTGGAACCAATAACAAAACAGTTCGCGAGACTTGGCTCAAATCAACGCTAGAAAAGATACCTAAGGGCCTATCCATTCTAGATGCCGGCGCTGGTGAATTGCAATACAAAAAATTCTGTCAGCATCTCAAATATACTTCTCAGGACTTCGCTAAGTATGATGGTAGAGGCAACGAATCAGCCCTACAACCAGGTAGCTGGGACAACTCCAAATTAGATATCGTTAGTGACATTGGTTCAATACCAAGGCCAGACAAATCCTTTGACACCGTAATGTGCGTTGAGGTTCTGGAACATATCCCTTATCCCAACGAAGCTTTCAAAGAATTCTCTCGCCTACTAAAATCTGGCGGCAAACTGATTATCACTGCCCCATTTTGCAGTCTATCTCACTTTACTCCTTACCATTTTGCGACTGGCTTCAATAAATACTTCTACGAGACTGTGCTCAAAGCTAACGGTTTTAAGGTATTAGAGATAATACCTAATGGAAACTACTATGAATATATTGCTCAAGAGATACGTCGTGTACCAAACATTGTTAGTAAATATTCCAATACTAAAGTAAGTATATTTGAAAAACTTTCGATCAAACTTATGTTGCGTTTACTCAACAAATACAACAAGAAAGATATCGGTTCCAAAGAATTACTATGCTTTGGATACCACGTTTTAGCGCAAAAGATTTAA